One region of Primulina tabacum isolate GXHZ01 chromosome 1, ASM2559414v2, whole genome shotgun sequence genomic DNA includes:
- the LOC142511528 gene encoding uncharacterized protein LOC142511528 produces the protein MEGVSAAAYNGIRGYWRRKGYNSYQRVNSNRRKRKMRVVELGSAAVEGSVRRRRFWRIRLTPRLNLKLRAFSPKKLLFGLRDAYVNMMLKIANTSVISSGFGSSLAENGVAGFGMRPLKEYDDRMILEIYKSIVMAQPGLAPAVGY, from the coding sequence ATGGAAGGTGTTTCGGCCGCAGCGTACAATGGGATCAGAGGATACTGGCGGAGGAAAGGCTACAACTCCTACCAGCGGGTTAACAGTAACCGCAGAAAAAGGAAGATGAGGGTGGTGGAGCTGGGTTCCGCCGCTGTCGAGGGGTCTGTCAGGCGGCGGAGATTCTGGCGGATCAGGCTGACGCCACGGCTGAATCTGAAGCTCCGCGCCTTCTCTCCGAAGAAGCTGTTGTTCGGCTTGCGAGATGCGTATGTCAACATGATGTTGAAGATCGCCAATACGAGTGTGATAAGCAGCGGGTTCGGAAGTTCGTTGGCCGAAAACGGAGTCGCCGGGTTCGGAATGAGACCGTTGAAGGAGTACGATGACCGGATGATATTGGAGATCTACAAGTCCATTGTCATGGCGCAGCCTGGATTAGCTCCCGCAGTTGggtattag